The Natronomonas salsuginis genomic sequence TCGCCGCTCGTCCGGGTGGACGTATATCCGGAGGATGTTCCCCTCGTTCTCGGCGAGGACGGCGTGAGCGAATCCGACAACCTCCCCGCCTTCGGCCGCGACGTACATGTACGTCCACGGATACGTGAGCTCCTCCTCGAGCTGTTCGCGGCTGTACCAGTCGTTGACGGCGCTCTCGACGCTCTCGCGGTTCAGAATGTTCGGGTAGTCCGCTTCCCACGAGGCACGGGCGATCTCCGCGATTGCATCGATGTCGTCCGGATGAGCGACGTAGATCTTCATGCTATAATGTAGCACACAATCGCTAATAAAGGTGCGCGGCCGCCCACACCGTGCAAGAGCGGGTGGCCGGTCAGTCCCGTTCGCCGCGTCCCATCGTGTAGAAGACATCGTTCGGCCGCATGTCCGCGAGCGTCGCCATCCGGTTCGAGAGGTTGAACACGCCGACGACGCTGCCGATGTCCCAGATCTCCTCGTCGGAGAAGCCGGCCTCGCGGAGCCGCTCGACGTCCTCATCACCGACCTCGCCGGGCGACTCGGTGAGCTTGACGGCGAAGTCCAACATGGCGCGGTGGGGTTCGGACAGGTCCGCAGTCCGGTGGTTCGTCGCCAGCTGATCCGCGAGCTTCGGGGCTCCGGAGAAGATCCGGAGCAGCGCGCCGTGAGCGACCACGCAGTACAGACAGTCGTTGATGCCCGACACCGTGACGATGAGCATCTCGATCTCCTCGCGCTCCAGCGGCGTGTCCTGCGTCAGCGCGTCGTGGTAGTCGAAAAAGGCGCGAAAGTGGCTCGGTTTGTACGCGAACGCCGAGAAGACGTTCGGCGTGAACCCCGCCCCTTCGGTTTCTTCGTCGATCCGTTCCAGCACGTCGTCGGGGATCTCGCTTCGGTCGGGGACCGGAAACCGTCCCATCGCATCGTCGTT encodes the following:
- a CDS encoding peroxidase-related enzyme (This protein belongs to a clade of uncharacterized proteins related to peroxidases such as the alkylhydroperoxidase AhpD.), whose amino-acid sequence is MNDDAMGRFPVPDRSEIPDDVLERIDEETEGAGFTPNVFSAFAYKPSHFRAFFDYHDALTQDTPLEREEIEMLIVTVSGINDCLYCVVAHGALLRIFSGAPKLADQLATNHRTADLSEPHRAMLDFAVKLTESPGEVGDEDVERLREAGFSDEEIWDIGSVVGVFNLSNRMATLADMRPNDVFYTMGRGERD
- a CDS encoding GNAT family N-acetyltransferase — encoded protein: MKIYVAHPDDIDAIAEIARASWEADYPNILNRESVESAVNDWYSREQLEEELTYPWTYMYVAAEGGEVVGFAHAVLAENEGNILRIYVHPDERRRGIGRALFDRIRHELIRHDIERLNAMVLSDNALGNEFYADLGMERDERAETIIGDERFEENTYVLELT